Proteins encoded in a region of the Coleofasciculus sp. FACHB-T130 genome:
- a CDS encoding HsdR family type I site-specific deoxyribonuclease has translation MTQQTPEYIYAEKPTIDQLTSMGWQYIEGSWDNPQVTDRENFKQVLISDRLKAAIKRINLDDNGNPWLDDTQVNAAVSQLERLGTQRLMEANQAATELLLKGTTVLGQDGKQHTVHFIDFEHPENNDFLAINQYRVDPPWATGNRGFIVPDIVLLVNGIPLVVIECKSPKLDNPITEAIRDLLQYSNQRGSSQPEGAEKLFHYNQLMIAASRGRAAAGTIGANYEHYVEWKDTTSRPKAEITAELGVTELNSRQMLIAGMLHPANLLDILRNFTLFKTRGGRTIKLVPRYQQYRAVHEAIGRLLHNPTRTQHGSDDQRGGIIWHTQGSGKSLTMVYLIRKIRTIPALRRFKIIVVTDRTDLEKQLSDTAVLTGEPLQRAKKVKKLEDYLKQPGAGLVFGMIQKFKGGEDSEEEEQIEPIKKNLNPSEDILVLIDEAHRSHASTLHANLLEALPNCVRIGFTGTPIETSARTNTRRIFGSFIDQYNIRQSQADGVTLPILYEGLEARGAVTSGDDLDQLFEIIFQDKTPEERAEIKAKYATKTQVSEARELIKAKARNMLRHYIERILPGGFKAQVVASTRLAAVRYQEAFVEAQQALVQQLQSRTAILASLNPETLESLDAETRFLALAFPHLDTIRRLEFATVISSDKDDDPSWKKWTDKSQQETHIERFKKPLDQASLAILTVKSMLLTGFDAPLEQVLYLDRGMKEYELLQAIARVNRVYDDTKKYGLVVDYYGVDIAAALSVYDNVDVENAWFDIRQELPKLRDKHQRVIALFTQNGCTIDDVESCVDLLRDERLRVEFNDTFKDFLDTLDTILPRPEALPYVKDAKKLGLIKKSVADLYRDEKLNLVSAKEKVRALIDQYIESQGIDPKVPPIDILSLDFKTHVQRHRSIKAQAAEMEFAARHHISIHYDEDPVYYKNLSERLTEILESLADNWDEKVEALRQYIEQIQAGRPTNETGLDPKTQLPFLNILGEHSQIELPKLAQATVEIVDRIRQEVRRVNWASPIVQEDLRRWIADYLDTNDLVDYDQLEEVADKLVQLARKNRDSLMA, from the coding sequence ATGACTCAACAAACTCCAGAATATATCTACGCTGAAAAGCCAACCATCGACCAACTTACTAGCATGGGTTGGCAGTACATCGAAGGCAGTTGGGACAACCCCCAAGTTACCGATCGCGAGAATTTCAAGCAAGTCCTAATTAGCGATCGCCTAAAAGCCGCCATCAAGCGCATCAACCTCGACGACAACGGCAATCCTTGGCTCGATGATACCCAAGTAAACGCTGCCGTGAGTCAGCTAGAACGTCTGGGCACACAAAGGCTGATGGAAGCCAATCAAGCCGCTACAGAATTACTCCTCAAAGGCACCACCGTTCTGGGGCAAGACGGCAAACAGCACACCGTCCACTTCATCGACTTCGAGCATCCTGAAAATAACGACTTCCTAGCCATCAATCAATACCGAGTAGACCCCCCTTGGGCAACAGGCAACCGAGGGTTTATCGTCCCGGACATCGTGCTACTCGTCAACGGCATCCCCCTCGTCGTCATCGAGTGCAAAAGCCCTAAACTCGATAACCCCATCACCGAAGCCATACGCGATTTGTTGCAATATTCCAATCAACGGGGAAGCAGCCAACCGGAAGGTGCAGAAAAGCTATTTCACTACAACCAGTTAATGATAGCTGCCTCTAGAGGAAGGGCGGCAGCAGGAACCATCGGAGCGAACTACGAGCATTATGTCGAGTGGAAAGACACCACTTCCCGCCCCAAAGCCGAAATTACCGCAGAACTCGGCGTTACCGAACTCAACTCCCGCCAAATGCTCATCGCCGGGATGCTGCACCCTGCCAACCTCCTCGACATCCTGCGAAACTTCACCCTGTTCAAAACTAGGGGCGGACGCACGATTAAACTCGTCCCCCGTTACCAACAATATCGGGCAGTCCACGAAGCCATCGGGCGACTCCTGCACAACCCAACCCGCACCCAACACGGCAGCGACGACCAACGCGGTGGTATCATCTGGCATACCCAAGGCTCCGGCAAAAGCCTGACAATGGTGTACTTGATACGGAAAATCCGCACCATCCCTGCCTTGCGCCGCTTCAAGATAATTGTCGTTACTGACCGCACCGACTTAGAAAAGCAACTCTCCGATACAGCCGTCCTGACAGGCGAACCCTTACAGAGAGCAAAAAAGGTCAAAAAGCTAGAAGACTACCTCAAACAACCCGGTGCTGGCTTAGTCTTCGGGATGATTCAAAAATTCAAAGGCGGCGAAGATTCCGAGGAAGAAGAACAAATTGAGCCAATCAAGAAAAACCTCAATCCTTCCGAAGATATCCTAGTCCTAATTGACGAAGCTCACCGTTCCCACGCCAGCACCCTCCACGCCAACCTCCTAGAAGCCTTACCCAACTGCGTCCGCATCGGCTTCACTGGCACCCCCATCGAAACCAGCGCCAGAACAAACACCCGGCGCATCTTTGGTTCCTTCATCGACCAGTACAACATCCGCCAATCCCAAGCAGACGGCGTTACCTTGCCCATCCTTTACGAAGGCTTAGAAGCCAGAGGTGCCGTCACCTCTGGCGATGACCTCGACCAACTGTTTGAAATCATCTTTCAGGATAAAACCCCAGAAGAACGGGCGGAAATTAAAGCCAAATACGCCACCAAAACCCAAGTCTCGGAAGCACGGGAACTCATTAAAGCCAAAGCCCGGAATATGCTGCGCCACTATATCGAGCGTATCCTACCCGGAGGCTTCAAGGCTCAAGTCGTCGCCTCAACCCGTCTCGCCGCCGTGCGCTACCAAGAGGCATTTGTCGAAGCGCAACAAGCACTGGTGCAACAACTCCAATCTCGCACCGCCATCTTAGCCAGTCTAAACCCCGAAACCTTAGAATCCCTGGATGCAGAAACTCGCTTTCTCGCCTTAGCCTTCCCCCACCTAGACACCATCCGCCGCTTGGAATTTGCCACCGTCATCTCCTCCGACAAAGACGACGACCCAAGCTGGAAAAAGTGGACGGATAAGAGTCAACAAGAAACCCATATCGAGCGATTCAAAAAGCCATTAGACCAAGCTAGTTTAGCGATTTTAACGGTTAAAAGTATGCTCCTGACTGGCTTTGATGCCCCACTGGAGCAAGTTTTATATTTAGACCGGGGCATGAAAGAATATGAATTGCTGCAAGCCATTGCCCGTGTCAACCGCGTCTATGACGATACCAAAAAATACGGGCTAGTCGTCGATTACTACGGCGTTGATATCGCGGCTGCCCTCTCGGTTTACGACAATGTGGATGTCGAAAATGCTTGGTTTGATATTCGCCAAGAATTGCCCAAACTGCGCGACAAACACCAGCGAGTCATTGCCTTATTCACCCAAAACGGCTGCACAATTGATGACGTAGAAAGCTGTGTAGACTTACTCCGAGACGAACGCCTGCGAGTCGAATTCAACGACACCTTCAAAGACTTCCTCGACACCCTCGACACTATCCTCCCCCGCCCAGAAGCCTTGCCCTATGTCAAAGATGCCAAGAAACTCGGTTTAATTAAAAAATCCGTTGCTGACCTTTACCGGGATGAAAAACTCAACCTTGTCAGTGCCAAAGAGAAAGTCCGGGCATTAATTGACCAATACATTGAATCCCAAGGAATTGACCCGAAAGTGCCGCCAATTGATATCCTGTCCTTGGACTTCAAAACCCACGTCCAGCGCCATCGCTCAATTAAAGCACAAGCGGCAGAAATGGAATTCGCTGCCCGTCACCACATCAGCATCCACTATGATGAAGACCCCGTTTATTACAAAAACCTGAGCGAAAGACTGACAGAAATCCTGGAATCTCTTGCCGACAATTGGGACGAAAAAGTTGAGGCGTTACGCCAGTATATCGAACAAATCCAAGCAGGTCGCCCCACCAATGAAACGGGACTCGACCCGAAAACTCAGCTTCCTTTCCTCAACATCTTGGGCGAACATTCACAGATAGAACTGCCCAAACTCGCCCAAGCCACTGTAGAAATTGTCGATCGCATCCGCCAAGAAGTGCGGCGGGTGAATTGGGCAAGTCCCATTGTCCAAGAAGACTTGAGACGCTGGATAGCCGATTACTTGGATACTAACGATTTAGTGGACTACGACCAACTCGAAGAAGTGGCGGATAAACTGGTGCAACTAGCACGTAAGAATCGTGATAGTTTGATGGCATGA
- a CDS encoding SprT family zinc-dependent metalloprotease, giving the protein MTTITFGDLSFELRHSAKRRTIGITVERDGQLILASPPEVPMETLEKVVRDKRLWIYSKLLKKESLNPPTTVKEYVSGEGFYYLGRSYRLKLVDGVNRQPPLRLYQSRFELQRDAQARGREEFIRWYCDRLRPILDTQIAASVKRVGASPRSVQVRELGYRWGSCGHKGDLYFHWRVAMLPRTMIEYMVVHELVHLIEPHHTNAFWDRVERVVSDWCDRKQWLAQNGASYDL; this is encoded by the coding sequence ATGACCACCATCACCTTTGGCGACCTCAGTTTTGAACTGCGCCACAGTGCCAAACGTCGCACCATCGGCATCACCGTCGAACGGGACGGTCAATTAATCCTGGCATCTCCTCCAGAAGTGCCGATGGAAACGCTGGAGAAGGTAGTTCGTGACAAACGCCTCTGGATTTACAGCAAACTCCTCAAAAAAGAATCCCTCAATCCCCCCACTACTGTCAAAGAATACGTTTCAGGAGAAGGGTTTTATTACCTGGGACGCAGCTATCGCCTCAAGCTGGTAGATGGTGTGAACCGACAGCCACCGCTGAGATTGTACCAAAGCCGCTTTGAATTGCAGCGCGACGCACAGGCACGGGGGAGAGAAGAGTTTATTCGATGGTATTGCGATCGCCTTCGCCCGATTTTAGATACACAGATTGCTGCTTCTGTCAAGCGTGTTGGGGCTTCTCCCCGCTCGGTGCAGGTACGCGAGTTAGGCTACCGTTGGGGTTCCTGCGGACACAAGGGAGACTTGTATTTTCATTGGCGAGTGGCGATGCTGCCGCGAACGATGATTGAGTATATGGTGGTTCACGAGTTGGTGCATCTGATTGAACCGCATCATACCAATGCGTTTTGGGATAGGGTGGAGCGGGTTGTGAGTGATTGGTGCGATCGTAAGCAGTGGTTAGCCCAGAATGGGGCAAGTTATGACCTTTAG
- a CDS encoding helix-turn-helix domain-containing protein: MKPRPLTEREQTLIDLYGYCQLGMTPQQFYAKWQVNHEAIAFICSRSMSTVRRWFRRGKNYRCPQPADLRHLALMDFLLEH; encoded by the coding sequence ATGAAACCCCGTCCCCTCACCGAACGAGAGCAAACCCTAATCGACCTCTACGGCTACTGTCAACTTGGGATGACCCCGCAGCAGTTCTACGCTAAATGGCAAGTGAATCATGAAGCGATCGCTTTCATCTGCTCTCGTTCCATGTCTACCGTTCGACGCTGGTTTAGAAGGGGTAAAAACTACCGCTGTCCGCAACCTGCCGATTTACGCCATCTGGCTTTGATGGACTTCCTATTGGAGCATTAG
- a CDS encoding helix-turn-helix transcriptional regulator encodes MTQNNNTIEYRFGKAIRRRRRELDLSQEELAERSGLHRNYISGIESGERNPSLKNVVKLVAALEISVSGLFVNYGIEVKSEPENDA; translated from the coding sequence GTGACACAAAACAACAACACTATTGAGTACCGCTTTGGCAAAGCGATTAGGCGGCGAAGGCGAGAACTAGATTTATCCCAAGAAGAACTGGCTGAAAGGTCAGGACTTCATCGTAACTACATCTCAGGTATAGAAAGCGGAGAGCGTAACCCTTCATTAAAAAATGTCGTCAAGCTAGTGGCAGCTTTGGAAATCTCTGTTTCTGGTCTCTTTGTTAATTACGGTATTGAGGTTAAGAGCGAACCGGAAAACGATGCCTGA
- a CDS encoding helix-turn-helix domain-containing protein, which translates to MPDDPQAQKRQQLLELHNQMFISPSEFSFRWGLGYQELAQICQISKSTTYHWLAGQASRRETGKPYQRIMAVTDMLLENSDLVFPLIEQWQAMRKEP; encoded by the coding sequence ATGCCTGACGATCCTCAAGCTCAAAAACGGCAACAATTGCTAGAACTACACAACCAGATGTTTATATCTCCTAGTGAGTTCAGCTTTCGATGGGGTTTGGGTTATCAAGAACTAGCGCAAATCTGTCAAATCTCTAAATCCACCACTTATCACTGGTTAGCCGGACAAGCCAGCCGTAGAGAAACTGGTAAACCCTATCAGCGCATTATGGCTGTAACCGATATGCTACTGGAGAATAGCGATCTAGTTTTCCCATTAATAGAACAATGGCAAGCAATGAGAAAAGAACCTTAG